The proteins below are encoded in one region of Aequorivita iocasae:
- a CDS encoding translocation/assembly module TamB domain-containing protein, whose protein sequence is MTTNLNETYGTDINIERLGLNWKGEVDIREVFIADHHSDTLIYSKQLQTNIINFQNLIQGNLGFGDIVLDQAKLYVKTYIGEETDNLSIFAKKFDTGKPSTSPFSLFGNDVTLTNSHVKIIDENLEKSEIFNLHNVNITANNLNINGPEVKVNIESLSLLAERGFAIEDMQTDFSYTETNITLKNLNLKTTESNIVGEIDLDYSKNGMADFINEVVITATLKDSKIATNDLNGFYNEFGPDQIIYLDTELKGTLNDFTVTNLNLKTDDTNIQGDYAFKNILDSEKEYAITASNHYIATNYFDLRRFMPRILGEVIPVELKELKNFSLSGNTSIIGEELNTNSILQSAIGQANVDLKMGNITNIDNAYYSGNVVLKNFNLGKIANTTSLGKMTADLDFDGRGFNKNTVNTEVSGTISSFAFEGYDYKNIQLSGNLKNPLFNGELSINDPNLKLQFKGLIDASKKTNQLDFEAEVEYAELNNLNLITRDSISVFTGNVVVNMEGKTIDDVVGTINFSQTFYQNERDYFYFDDFTITSSFNGTVRTIDINSPDILNGNISGEFLIKDIPDLFQNGIASIYTNYIPQEVTTNQYIDYEFVVYNKIVDVFVPQLKLGDNTRIKGSVSSEESKFELDFRSPEILLFDNYIGKLNIQVDNDNPLYNIYIAADSVYTGFYNLKDLSVINKTLNDTMYVRSEFAGGEKKEDLFNLSLYHTINPAGKSVIGVKKSDITYKGNVWYLNENNNRLNKVVFDDNLREVRIDSLVLSNNDQLIQMAGVLRDSTYKDLKVQFKDVNIGDIVPEIDSLRLKGNMNGKFDFLQKNGAYYPNSSVTIDAVEINEIPFGDLNLKIDGNEDLTKYRINTSLTNNNVKSINAVGEIDVSANNPQIQLNVDLNQFNMQAFSPFGADVITNIRGFITGNARISGNYKSPDILGRFTLENSGLKIPYLNTDFNLESGAQIIVTKNKFEIDGTQITDTEYETVGVFYGNATHNNFSDWELDLHIEAPERLLVLDTPPEEDALYYGTAFISGRADIKGPIDELVIDVEATTQAGTTFKIPISDTESIGDDSFVHFLSPKEKEARINGETIFSEDVKGLSLNFELDINKNAEVEVVVDQENNSTLKGRGAGILLIEINTNGKFQMYGDFQVYEGEYDFRYGGIIQRNIGVVPGGNITWDGAPEKANLDLSAVYKTQANPSVLLDNPSINTKIPVEVYVDLNGELAQPELSFNIDFPRVSSTLKSELQYKLQNQEQMQNQALFLLASNSFVSDNYAGSNAFAGTVADRVSGLVNNLFADQDGKFRVGLDYSVGTRTPDQETSDRFGITLSTQINERILINGKVGVPVGGANETSVAGDIEVQWLINEDGTLRMKFFNRQADLQFIGEDQIFEQGTGISYSVDFNTFRELYQKLFNKKIVLESELPVIPDDNSYPVEFNSEGTKTEEE, encoded by the coding sequence GTGACCACAAATCTAAATGAAACCTACGGGACCGATATAAACATAGAGCGTTTGGGCCTTAACTGGAAAGGCGAAGTAGATATTCGCGAAGTATTTATTGCAGACCACCACAGCGACACCCTTATTTATAGTAAGCAATTACAGACGAATATTATCAATTTTCAAAACTTGATACAAGGTAATCTGGGCTTTGGGGATATAGTGTTGGATCAAGCAAAACTGTATGTAAAAACTTATATAGGGGAAGAAACCGACAATCTTTCCATTTTCGCCAAAAAGTTTGATACCGGAAAGCCTAGCACTTCACCTTTTTCGCTTTTCGGCAATGATGTGACCTTAACCAACAGCCATGTTAAGATTATTGATGAAAATCTTGAAAAATCCGAAATTTTCAACCTACATAATGTAAATATTACTGCCAACAACCTGAATATAAATGGACCTGAGGTAAAGGTGAATATTGAAAGCCTGTCATTGTTGGCGGAGCGGGGTTTTGCAATTGAAGATATGCAAACTGATTTTTCATATACAGAAACAAATATTACTTTGAAAAATCTAAATTTAAAAACCACGGAATCAAACATCGTGGGTGAAATTGATTTGGATTATTCCAAAAATGGAATGGCAGATTTTATTAATGAAGTTGTAATTACTGCTACGCTAAAGGATTCAAAAATTGCAACGAACGATCTCAATGGGTTTTACAACGAATTTGGCCCCGACCAAATTATTTATTTGGATACTGAACTTAAAGGAACGCTGAATGATTTCACCGTAACTAATTTAAACCTCAAAACAGACGATACTAATATTCAAGGCGATTATGCCTTTAAAAATATTTTGGATTCCGAAAAAGAATATGCCATTACCGCATCCAATCACTATATAGCTACAAATTATTTTGATTTGAGAAGATTTATGCCACGCATTTTAGGAGAGGTAATTCCGGTGGAATTAAAGGAACTAAAAAACTTCAGCCTAAGCGGGAATACCTCCATTATCGGTGAGGAGCTTAACACAAATAGTATTTTGCAAAGCGCGATTGGGCAGGCAAACGTAGATTTAAAAATGGGCAATATCACAAATATTGATAATGCTTATTATAGCGGCAATGTTGTCTTAAAAAATTTCAACCTCGGAAAAATTGCGAATACCACTTCTTTGGGAAAAATGACAGCCGATTTGGATTTTGATGGACGTGGTTTTAACAAAAATACAGTGAATACTGAAGTCTCCGGAACCATTTCTTCCTTTGCTTTTGAAGGGTACGATTATAAAAACATACAGCTTTCAGGAAATCTGAAAAATCCACTTTTTAATGGGGAACTTTCTATTAATGATCCAAATTTAAAGCTTCAGTTCAAAGGGTTGATAGATGCATCGAAGAAAACAAATCAACTTGATTTTGAGGCCGAAGTAGAATATGCAGAATTGAACAACCTCAATTTAATAACGCGCGATAGTATTTCGGTTTTCACTGGAAATGTAGTTGTAAATATGGAAGGAAAAACTATTGACGATGTAGTGGGAACGATTAACTTCAGTCAGACTTTTTATCAAAACGAACGTGATTACTTTTATTTTGATGATTTTACGATTACATCTTCTTTTAATGGTACCGTTCGTACCATTGATATAAACTCACCCGATATTTTAAATGGAAATATTTCCGGAGAATTTTTAATAAAGGACATTCCCGATTTATTTCAGAATGGGATCGCCAGCATTTATACAAATTATATTCCCCAAGAAGTAACCACCAATCAATATATAGATTATGAATTTGTGGTTTATAACAAAATTGTAGACGTATTTGTACCACAACTAAAACTTGGCGATAATACACGAATAAAAGGCTCAGTTTCTTCTGAGGAATCAAAGTTTGAGCTCGATTTCCGTTCCCCGGAAATCCTTCTTTTTGATAATTATATAGGCAAACTAAACATTCAAGTAGATAACGATAATCCGCTTTATAACATATATATAGCCGCAGATTCTGTATATACAGGTTTTTATAATTTAAAAGATTTAAGTGTCATTAATAAAACCTTGAATGACACTATGTATGTACGGTCTGAGTTTGCCGGAGGAGAAAAAAAAGAGGATCTTTTTAACCTCTCACTGTATCATACAATCAATCCTGCAGGTAAATCAGTAATTGGTGTAAAAAAATCTGACATCACTTACAAAGGAAACGTTTGGTACCTGAACGAAAACAACAATCGATTGAATAAAGTGGTTTTCGATGATAATTTGAGGGAAGTCCGAATAGATTCTTTAGTTCTTAGCAATAATGACCAATTGATTCAAATGGCGGGGGTACTGCGCGATTCAACCTATAAGGATTTGAAAGTTCAATTTAAAGATGTAAATATTGGCGATATAGTTCCGGAAATTGACAGTCTGCGATTAAAAGGAAATATGAACGGTAAGTTTGATTTTCTTCAAAAAAATGGGGCATACTATCCTAACAGCTCTGTTACAATTGATGCCGTTGAAATAAACGAAATTCCTTTTGGCGATTTAAATTTAAAAATTGATGGAAACGAAGACCTTACAAAATATCGCATTAATACCTCTCTTACAAACAACAATGTAAAATCCATAAATGCAGTGGGAGAGATAGATGTGTCTGCCAACAACCCACAAATTCAGCTAAATGTAGATTTAAATCAATTCAACATGCAGGCTTTTAGTCCCTTCGGGGCAGATGTCATCACAAATATTCGTGGATTTATTACTGGAAATGCAAGGATCTCGGGCAATTATAAATCTCCAGATATTTTAGGGCGCTTCACTCTTGAAAACAGCGGATTGAAGATTCCTTATTTAAATACTGATTTTAACCTGGAAAGCGGCGCGCAGATAATTGTTACGAAAAACAAATTTGAAATTGACGGCACCCAAATAACAGATACCGAATATGAAACTGTTGGCGTGTTTTATGGAAATGCGACCCACAATAATTTTAGCGATTGGGAATTAGACCTCCACATTGAAGCACCCGAAAGGCTTCTGGTCCTCGACACTCCACCAGAAGAGGATGCACTGTATTATGGTACTGCATTTATAAGCGGAAGAGCTGATATTAAAGGACCAATAGATGAACTGGTTATTGATGTTGAAGCAACAACACAAGCTGGAACAACCTTTAAAATACCCATTAGCGATACAGAATCCATAGGTGATGATTCCTTTGTACACTTTCTCTCACCAAAAGAAAAGGAGGCAAGAATTAATGGAGAAACAATCTTTTCAGAAGATGTAAAAGGATTATCATTAAATTTTGAATTGGACATCAATAAAAATGCAGAAGTAGAGGTAGTTGTGGATCAAGAAAACAACTCTACACTAAAAGGTCGCGGCGCAGGGATTCTTCTTATTGAAATTAATACCAATGGAAAGTTCCAAATGTATGGCGACTTTCAAGTATATGAAGGAGAATATGACTTTAGGTACGGGGGCATTATTCAGCGAAATATTGGTGTTGTTCCCGGTGGAAACATTACGTGGGATGGTGCTCCAGAAAAAGCCAATTTGGATTTGAGTGCCGTATACAAAACCCAGGCCAACCCATCTGTTTTATTGGATAATCCATCTATTAACACAAAAATTCCTGTTGAAGTCTATGTTGACTTAAACGGCGAACTGGCACAACCAGAATTGAGCTTCAATATAGATTTTCCCCGTGTTAGTTCCACTTTAAAGAGCGAGCTGCAATACAAATTGCAAAACCAAGAACAAATGCAAAACCAGGCCTTGTTTTTATTGGCATCCAACTCTTTTGTGAGCGACAATTACGCAGGCTCAAACGCTTTTGCGGGCACCGTGGCCGATAGAGTATCTGGTTTAGTAAACAACCTTTTTGCAGATCAGGATGGCAAATTCAGGGTAGGTTTGGATTATTCCGTGGGTACCCGAACACCCGATCAGGAAACTTCAGATCGTTTTGGCATCACACTTTCCACACAAATCAACGAGCGTATTCTTATTAACGGAAAAGTGGGTGTTCCCGTAGGCGGTGCAAATGAGACCTCAGTCGCTGGAGATATTGAAGTGCAATGGCTAATAAATGAAGACGGAACGTTGCGTATGAAATTCTTTAATCGTCAAGCTGATTTGCAGTTTATCGGTGAGGACCAAATTTTTGAACAAGGTACGGGTATTTCCTATTCCGTTGATTTCAATACATTCCGTGAATTGTACCAAAAACTCTTCAACAAAAAAATAGTTTTAGAATCTGAACTCCCTGTAATCCCTGATGACAATAGCTATCCTGTGGAATTTAATTCTGAAGGCACAAAAACTGAAGAGGAATAA
- the tsaD gene encoding tRNA (adenosine(37)-N6)-threonylcarbamoyltransferase complex transferase subunit TsaD, which translates to MFNFTTNKYTPFTLTQKNCYILGIESSCDDTAAAVIHNGEILSNVVATQAIHEQYGGVVPELASRAHQQNIVPVVHQALRKANIDKNQLSAIAFTRGPGLMGSLLVGTSFSKSLALGLDIPLIDVNHMQAHILAHFIKTQEQTAPNFPFLAMTISGGHTQIVKVTDYFEMEIIGQTIDDAVGEAFDKSAKILGLPYPGGPLVDKYAQEGNPKAFKFPKPKVGPMDFSFSGLKTSVLYFVEKEMNQNPDFISENIADICASIQFTIVDYLMDKLKNAVKKTGIKEVAIGGGVSANSGIRNALKEAEKKYGWKTHIPKFEFCTDNAAMIAIVGELKYKSQEFAENNVVASARMKF; encoded by the coding sequence ATGTTTAATTTTACAACCAATAAATATACCCCTTTCACTTTGACACAGAAAAACTGCTATATCCTTGGTATTGAATCATCGTGTGACGACACTGCTGCAGCCGTAATCCACAACGGCGAAATACTAAGCAATGTTGTAGCCACACAGGCAATTCATGAACAATATGGAGGCGTAGTTCCCGAACTTGCCTCAAGGGCACATCAACAAAATATTGTTCCCGTGGTTCACCAGGCCTTACGCAAAGCAAATATCGATAAAAATCAGTTATCAGCCATCGCTTTTACACGCGGACCGGGATTGATGGGCTCGTTACTTGTAGGCACCTCATTTTCAAAATCTTTGGCGCTCGGTTTGGACATTCCCTTGATAGATGTAAACCATATGCAAGCACATATTTTGGCACATTTTATCAAGACCCAAGAACAAACTGCTCCCAACTTTCCTTTTTTGGCAATGACAATAAGCGGTGGCCACACGCAAATTGTTAAGGTGACCGATTATTTTGAAATGGAGATAATTGGCCAAACCATTGATGATGCCGTGGGTGAAGCTTTTGATAAAAGCGCAAAAATTCTTGGCCTTCCCTATCCCGGCGGACCCCTGGTAGATAAATATGCGCAGGAAGGAAATCCAAAAGCTTTTAAATTTCCGAAGCCAAAAGTAGGACCCATGGATTTCAGCTTTAGCGGCTTGAAAACTTCAGTACTCTATTTTGTTGAAAAGGAAATGAATCAAAATCCTGATTTTATTTCTGAAAACATAGCAGATATATGTGCAAGCATTCAGTTTACGATTGTAGATTATTTAATGGATAAGCTTAAAAATGCTGTGAAGAAAACAGGTATTAAGGAAGTTGCAATAGGTGGCGGCGTTTCCGCGAACAGCGGAATACGAAACGCTTTGAAGGAAGCCGAAAAAAAATACGGATGGAAAACCCACATCCCGAAATTTGAATTTTGTACAGATAATGCAGCAATGATTGCCATTGTGGGCGAGCTGAAATATAAATCACAGGAATTTGCGGAGAACAACGTGGTGGCTTCTGCGAGGATGAAATTTTAA
- a CDS encoding 16S rRNA (uracil(1498)-N(3))-methyltransferase gives MQLFYNQTISENSKEVTFDKEESRHIVKALRMKEGDTIKITNGKGSFFSAEIIAANPKACVVKILSEEVQHPLPYQLHLAVAPTKLNDRYEWFLEKATEIGISQITPIICDHSERKNIKPERYEKILQSAMKQSLKAYLPLLNEAVSFKDFINSTSSSQGLKCIAHCEESDKKSLKSVLYLNNKITILIGPEGDFSEEEIKMAETNGFIPVTLGKSRLRTETAAIVACHSVAFSNDI, from the coding sequence ATGCAACTTTTTTACAATCAGACTATTTCAGAAAACTCAAAAGAAGTAACTTTTGACAAAGAAGAAAGCCGCCATATAGTAAAAGCGCTGCGGATGAAGGAAGGTGATACAATTAAGATCACCAATGGAAAAGGTTCTTTTTTTTCGGCAGAAATTATAGCTGCAAATCCGAAAGCTTGTGTGGTAAAAATTCTTTCTGAAGAAGTACAGCACCCTCTGCCCTACCAACTACATTTGGCAGTTGCACCCACAAAACTTAACGACCGTTATGAATGGTTTTTGGAAAAGGCTACTGAAATAGGCATTTCACAAATAACGCCTATAATCTGCGACCACAGCGAACGAAAAAACATAAAGCCGGAACGTTACGAAAAAATCCTTCAAAGTGCAATGAAGCAATCACTGAAAGCATATTTACCTTTATTGAACGAGGCCGTTTCGTTTAAGGATTTTATAAATTCAACATCTTCTTCCCAAGGTTTAAAATGTATTGCCCATTGTGAGGAAAGTGATAAAAAATCGTTGAAATCCGTACTTTATCTAAATAATAAAATTACTATCCTAATAGGCCCCGAAGGTGATTTTTCTGAGGAAGAAATTAAGATGGCAGAGACAAATGGTTTTATACCCGTTACATTAGGAAAAAGTCGCTTGCGTACCGAAACTGCCGCAATTGTAGCTTGCCATAGCGTTGCATTCAGCAATGATATATAA
- a CDS encoding DUF4159 domain-containing protein: MRIKFFYFFFLVFLGSISAQEIALLQYGGGGDWYANPTALPNLVKFCNQNINTALKEKPQTVTPGSVDIFDYPFVHMTGHGNVYFSAEEAENLRNYLMSGGFLYIDDNYGMNTYIRKELIKIFPNKELKELPANYPMFNYVYNFPQGMPKIHEHDGGRPQAFGIFVEDRLVLLYTFETDLGDGWENPEVHNDPQEVRLKALQMGANIIKYIFEN, from the coding sequence ATGCGTATAAAATTTTTCTATTTTTTCTTTTTGGTTTTCCTCGGAAGCATTTCTGCTCAGGAAATTGCCCTATTACAATACGGCGGCGGTGGCGATTGGTATGCAAACCCTACTGCGCTGCCCAATTTGGTAAAATTTTGCAACCAAAATATTAATACCGCATTAAAGGAAAAACCCCAGACCGTAACTCCCGGAAGTGTAGATATTTTTGATTACCCCTTTGTGCATATGACGGGGCATGGGAATGTTTATTTCTCTGCGGAAGAAGCAGAAAACCTAAGAAACTATTTAATGAGCGGTGGTTTTCTCTACATTGACGATAATTACGGAATGAATACTTACATCCGAAAAGAACTCATTAAAATATTCCCCAACAAAGAATTGAAAGAGCTTCCTGCTAATTATCCTATGTTTAATTATGTCTATAATTTCCCACAGGGAATGCCTAAGATTCACGAGCATGATGGAGGGCGGCCACAGGCATTTGGAATTTTTGTTGAAGATAGGTTGGTATTGCTCTACACTTTTGAAACCGACCTAGGGGACGGTTGGGAAAACCCTGAAGTTCACAATGATCCGCAAGAAGTAAGATTAAAGGCATTGCAGATGGGCGCCAATATAATAAAATATATTTTTGAAAATTAG
- a CDS encoding AI-2E family transporter, with translation MKKTAKAITLGILRALAVLVGIVILLWILYQIQALILYIGLALVLSLIGRPVVLFLRKKLKFGNTLASVITLLLIIGSIGMVLSIFVPIIIEQGKHISQIDFEQVKRDLNELNIQASDYLGVDHFQLVEAIKRTTYVQNLDVEIIPSFIDIFFGNIAGTIIGIFSVLFISFFLLKDESLIARSVLVFSQSGNEQKFKRILIKIKELLSRYFIGLLLQIFILALFYSVLLLYLDIRDAVAVALICAFLNIVPYLGPIIGWVLMLLVIVSNNLGADFSTGLLPLLFIATCGYAIAQIFDNFISQPVIFGHSVRSHPLEIFIVILTAGFVFGIPGMILAVPTYTAIKVIAKEFLSEYKIVKRLTRNL, from the coding sequence GTGAAAAAAACTGCAAAAGCCATAACCCTCGGTATTTTAAGGGCGCTAGCGGTACTGGTGGGCATTGTAATTTTACTTTGGATCCTGTATCAAATTCAGGCACTTATTCTTTATATAGGCTTGGCACTGGTATTATCATTGATTGGCCGACCCGTAGTTCTCTTTTTAAGAAAAAAACTTAAGTTCGGAAATACCTTAGCGTCGGTAATTACCTTGCTGCTCATTATAGGCTCTATAGGAATGGTGCTCAGTATCTTTGTGCCTATTATTATTGAACAAGGCAAACATATTTCACAAATAGATTTTGAACAAGTAAAGCGCGATTTAAACGAGCTGAACATTCAAGCCAGCGATTACCTGGGCGTAGATCATTTTCAATTGGTAGAAGCAATTAAGCGTACTACCTATGTTCAAAATTTAGATGTTGAAATCATTCCAAGCTTTATAGATATTTTCTTCGGAAATATTGCCGGCACTATCATCGGTATATTTTCTGTTCTTTTCATATCTTTTTTTCTTTTGAAAGATGAAAGTCTTATTGCCCGCTCTGTATTGGTTTTTTCTCAAAGTGGAAATGAACAAAAATTTAAGCGAATTCTTATTAAAATTAAAGAACTTCTTTCTAGATATTTTATTGGTCTTTTATTGCAGATTTTTATTCTCGCACTCTTTTATTCTGTACTGCTGCTCTATTTGGATATTCGTGATGCAGTTGCCGTGGCGCTAATTTGTGCATTTCTAAATATCGTCCCTTACTTAGGGCCCATTATTGGTTGGGTGCTGATGCTGCTTGTAATTGTTTCAAACAATCTTGGCGCCGATTTTTCAACGGGGCTTTTGCCACTTTTATTTATAGCCACTTGCGGCTATGCCATAGCACAGATTTTTGACAATTTTATTTCTCAGCCCGTTATTTTTGGACATAGTGTGCGTTCTCATCCATTAGAAATTTTTATTGTAATCCTTACTGCAGGTTTCGTTTTTGGCATTCCGGGAATGATACTTGCCGTGCCAACATATACCGCCATAAAAGTAATTGCAAAAGAATTTCTTTCCGAATACAAAATTGTAAAGCGGCTTACCCGTAACCTTTAG
- a CDS encoding THUMP-like domain-containing protein, whose translation MINNSLLNKEVQSFIENFEGSIPKLAFAGSPFESVTIQELVQQIESRGRIEKKLPTWYNTRNILYPPKVNLEQTSSEITAKYKASLINGKKVADITGGFGVDSFFLAEKCNSVHHFETNEALSEIAQHNFEVFGKKNIHCISKDGLQAVLNEEFDTVYADPSRRHNSKGKVFFLSDCEPNIPENIAEILKKCDQFLLKTSPMLDISVGLNELLNVLEIHIVAVDNDVKELLWLLEKEVGRQPKIKTINFTKSGAETFDFDWGDPSTARYSLPQKYLYEPNTAILKSGAFNLISEKLILNKLQKSTHLYTSENLIDFPGRRFLIEKIVLYSKKEMRAAINFEKANIATRNFPESVKTLRKKWKIAEGGDFYLFFVTTLHNEKQMLVCSKV comes from the coding sequence TTGATTAATAACTCACTTTTAAATAAGGAAGTCCAAAGTTTTATAGAAAATTTTGAAGGCAGTATTCCAAAACTCGCCTTTGCAGGAAGTCCTTTTGAATCGGTTACCATTCAAGAATTGGTACAACAAATAGAAAGTCGTGGAAGAATTGAGAAAAAACTGCCAACTTGGTATAACACACGGAATATTTTATATCCACCAAAAGTGAACTTAGAACAGACTTCTTCAGAAATTACTGCAAAATATAAAGCCTCCTTAATTAACGGAAAGAAGGTTGCGGATATTACGGGTGGTTTTGGGGTGGACAGCTTTTTCCTTGCTGAAAAGTGCAACAGTGTCCATCATTTTGAAACAAATGAAGCACTCTCAGAAATTGCACAACATAATTTTGAAGTTTTTGGAAAAAAAAATATTCATTGCATTTCAAAAGATGGGTTGCAAGCTGTTTTGAATGAGGAATTTGATACGGTGTATGCTGATCCGTCGCGACGCCACAACAGTAAGGGTAAGGTTTTTTTCTTGAGTGATTGTGAACCAAACATTCCAGAAAATATAGCTGAAATATTAAAAAAGTGCGATCAATTTCTATTAAAAACATCACCTATGCTTGATATTTCAGTAGGCTTAAATGAATTACTGAACGTTTTAGAAATTCACATTGTAGCTGTGGACAATGATGTGAAAGAATTATTATGGTTGCTTGAAAAAGAAGTTGGCCGCCAACCAAAGATTAAAACAATCAATTTCACAAAATCTGGCGCTGAAACATTTGATTTTGATTGGGGCGACCCATCTACAGCTCGTTACAGTTTACCTCAAAAATATCTTTACGAACCCAATACAGCAATCTTAAAGAGTGGTGCTTTTAACCTGATTTCTGAAAAGCTGATACTGAACAAACTTCAGAAAAGCACACATTTATATACCAGTGAAAATTTAATTGATTTTCCCGGAAGGCGTTTTTTGATTGAGAAAATTGTGCTCTATTCAAAAAAAGAAATGCGCGCCGCAATAAATTTCGAAAAAGCCAACATCGCAACCCGAAACTTTCCCGAAAGTGTCAAAACACTTCGCAAAAAGTGGAAGATTGCCGAGGGAGGTGATTTTTATTTGTTTTTTGTCACAACTTTGCATAACGAAAAACAAATGTTGGTTTGTTCAAAAGTTTAA